Proteins encoded within one genomic window of Macadamia integrifolia cultivar HAES 741 unplaced genomic scaffold, SCU_Mint_v3 scaffold1310, whole genome shotgun sequence:
- the LOC122063400 gene encoding uncharacterized protein LOC122063400, which translates to MDFFIVVIDYFTKWIEAHELARIKEENIERFILDDVSYWFGVPKILLTDNGKQVNNAAFKWFSEKYHIEFHNTSIAYPQLNGQCETRCFSFSVEAAQRFKGMAVACSKVEEAKCLHGEPHKITGQLEVEKKMARSEEVCANDVELITGELEQEVAKQVNANNNLIKENDAL; encoded by the exons ATGGATTTCTTTATAGTGGTGATCGACTACTTTACGAAGTGGATCGAAGCTCACGAACTGGCtcgaataaaagaagaaaatatagagAGATTCATTCTAGATGATGTGAGCTATTGGTTCGGTGTGCCCAAGATTTTGCTGACGGATAATGGGAAGCAGGTCAATAACGCAGCATTCAAATGGTTCTCCGAAAAGTACCACATTGAGTTTCACAACACCTCCATAGCCTACCCTCAGTTGAATGGGCAA TGTGAAACACGTTGCTTCAGTTTCTCAGTTGAGGCTGCTCAACGGTTCAAAGGCATGGCTGTCGCTTGTTCAAAGGTGGAGGAGGCAAAGTGCCTTCATGGGGAGCCGCATAAGATCACAGGCcaactggaggttgagaagaaaatggctcGATCTGAGGAGGTCTGTGCCAATGATGTCGagttgataactggagagctgGAACAGGAGGTTGCTAAGCAAGTCAATGCTAACAACAACTTGAtaaaggagaatgatgctcttTAG